In one window of Festucalex cinctus isolate MCC-2025b chromosome 14, RoL_Fcin_1.0, whole genome shotgun sequence DNA:
- the pde10a gene encoding cAMP and cAMP-inhibited cGMP 3',5'-cyclic phosphodiesterase 10A isoform X2 — protein sequence MSKKRKSLDDLGFEESPLEGCSDPGLTDEKVKAYLSLHPQMLDDFVLESVSAETLDRWLKRKTSSRPADDTSSKEVSRYQDANMQGVVYELNSYMEQRLDTGGDNKLLLYELCSIVKTATKADGFALYFLGECNNSLCLFTPTRTKDGPPSLVPSGPIAFGTTIAAHVAKTRKTLLVEDIMGDERFPDGTGQDSGIRVHSVLCLPILTAIGDLIAILELRRHWGKEPFNLSHQEVATANLAWASVAIHQVQVCRGLAKQTELNDFLLDVSKTYFDNIVAIDSLLEHIMIYAKNLVNADRCALFQVDQNNKELYSDLFDIGEEKEGKPVFRKTKEIRFSIEKGIAGQVARTGEVLNIPDAYADPRFNREVDLKTGYTTRNILCMPIVSRGAVIGVVQMVNKLSGSAFTKTDENNFKMFAVFCALALHCANMYHRIRHSECIYRVTMEKLSYHSICTSEEWKTLTQLNLPTLIYKEIETFHFDISPFEEIWPAVFIYMVHSSCGKTSFELEKLCRFTMSVRKNYRRVPYHNWKHAVTVAHCMFAILQKTPGTFTELEKKGLLIACLCHDLDHRGYSNTYLQKFDHPLAALYSTSTMEQHHFSQTVSILQLEGHNIFSNLNSSEYEQVLEIIRKAIIATDLALYFNNHQQLSELLTSGDLDFNNHSHRDRVIGLMMTACDLCSVTKQWQITRLTANDIYAEFWAEGDEMKKIGMQPISMMDRDKKDEVPQGQVGFYNAVAIPCYTTLADLFSPSSPLLKACKENLSQWEKIAHGEVEDVVPHRPSDSGPVKVDN from the exons ATGACACGTCGTCCAAAGAGGTCAGCAGG TACCAGGATGCGAACATGCAGGGTGTGGTGTATGAACTCAACAGCTACATGGAGCAGCGCTTGGACACTGGAGGAGACAACAAGCTGTTGCTCTATGAACTCTGCAGCATTGTTAAAACAG CAACAAAAGCTGATGGATTTGCACTTTACTTTTTGGGAGAATGCAACAAT AGTTTATGTTTGTTCACCCCAACAAGGACCAAGGATGGTCCCCCAAGCCTTGTCCCATCTGGGCCCATCGCATTCGGGACAACCATTGCAGCTCATGTTGCCAAGACTCGCAAAACACTTTTAGTAGAAGACATCATGGGG GACGAGCGCTTCCCAGATGGCACAGGGCAGGACTCAGGGATCCGTGTTCATTCTGTCTTGTGCCTCCCCATCCTCACTGCCATTGGGGACCTCATCGCCATACTGGAGCTGCGTCGGCACTGGGGAAAGGAGCCGTTCAACCTCAGTCACCAAGAG gTTGCAACAGCAAACCTAGCGTGGGCGTCAGTTGCCATTCATCAAGTACAG GTGTGCCGAGGCCTCGCTAAACAGACGGAGCTCAATGACTTCCTCTTAGATGTGTCAAA AACATACTTTGATAATATTGTGGCAATAGATTCTCTACTTGAACACATTATG ATATATGCAAAAAACCTGGTGAATGCCGACAGGTGTGCACTCTTCCAGGTAGATCAAAACAACAAAGAACTGTATTCTGACCTGTTCGATATTGGTGAGGAGAAAGAAGGCAAGCCAGTCTTTAGGAAAACCAAAGAAATTAG GTTTTCTATAGAGAAAGGAATAGCTGGTCAGGTGGCTCGGACAGGGGAAGTCTTAAATATCCCAGATGCCTATGCAGACCCGCGGTTTAACCG AGAGGTGGACCTGAAAACAGGTTACACCACGCGGAATATCCTGTGCATGCCCATCGTGAGCAGGGGGGCTGTTATCGGAGTGGTGCAGATGGTGAATAAGTTAAGCGGTAGTGCCTTCACTAAAACAGATGAGAACAACTTCAAGATGTTCGCTGTCTTCTGTGCCCTGGCCTTACACTGTGCAAAT ATGTACCATCGAATTCGCCACTCTGAATGCATTTACAGAGTGACAATGGAGAAACTGTCTTACCACAGCATCTGCACCTCAGAAGAATGGAAAACACTCACTCAGCTCAACCTTCCCACTCTCATTTATAAAGAGATCGAAAC GTTTCACTTTGACATAAGTCCCTTTGAGGAGATCTGGCCTGCAGTTTTCATCTACATGGTTCACAGCTCCTGTGGAAAAACCAG cTTTGAGCTGGAGAAGCTGTGTCGATTCACCATGTCCGTACGCAAGAACTACCGGCGTGTGCCCTACCACAACTGGAAGCACGCCGTGACCGTCGCCCACTGTATGTTTGCAATCCTACAGAAGACCCCCGGGACCTTCACAGAGCTCGAG AAGAAAGGACTCTTGATAGCCTGCCTGTGTCACGATCTGGACCATCGAGGGTACAGCAACACTTATCTGCAGAAGTTTGACCACCCGCTGGCTGCTCTGTACTCCACCTCCACTATGGAGCAGCATCACTTCTCTCAGACTGTCTCCATTTTGCAG CTGGAAGGGCACAATATTTTCTCCAACCTGAATTCCAGCGAGTACGAGCAGGTGCTAGAAATCATCCGGAAGGCCATCATCGCCACGGACCTGGCCCTTTACTTCAACAACCACCAGCAACTGTCAGAGCTTCTCACCTCAGGTGATCTCGACttcaacaaccactcacacag GGACCGTGTGATTGGTCTGATGATGACAGCATGTGACCTGTGTTCTGTAACTAAGCAATGGCAGATCACACGACTCACAGCCAACGACATCTATGCTGAATTCTGGGCCGAG GGAGATGAGATGAAGAAGATCGGGATGCAGCCCATTTCAATGATGGATCGAGACAAGAAAGATGAAGTCCCTCAAGGCCAA GTGGGATTCTACAATGCTGTAGCAATTCCATGTTATACGACACTAGCAGATCTTTTCTCTCCATCCAGTCCACTTCTAAAAGCGTGCAA GGAGAACTTGAGCCAATGGGAGAAGATAGCGCATGGTGAGGTGGAGGACGTGGTTCCTCACCGGCCTTCTGATTCAGGACCTGTCAAGGTGGACAACTGA